In Perognathus longimembris pacificus isolate PPM17 chromosome 3, ASM2315922v1, whole genome shotgun sequence, a single window of DNA contains:
- the N4bp2l2 gene encoding NEDD4-binding protein 2-like 2 isoform X1, producing the protein MPYAKIEPKFSGPGEELTSEPCYKKLKSTTEACVFPHHGSSDFHKIQPKAGNNWVPVAVIDGKGHNYPKEDKTQTTDLQKSLHDEIPDNKLDVIESTDSRGGNPPLVSTDDEIYSTSKDFIGPIYKPPEKKKFKERRNQTNTLNGINDKGTREEKEKFNSKKPEIDTELSQFYKEIEELENEKDDSEDGICKELESSQEQVIPCYQRYSTDILKSDDIKELCTTFQAQCDYQQYLESELGHYYDEQEIPTFCDISFTSFRPEWQSMHPFLVPHGPLPSFNYHLNIPRFSTSPNLPPNIFPAQGNSLMRNGYYENSCHDNWDCLTFDQNNEYTLIEDSSNAHPSRNGYSMQDGYMRHDFCEIRQGFWKDPIDKYNEIHRSVNQQFQEEKLNKLQKLLILLRGLPGSGKTTLSRILLGQSRDGIVFSTDDYFHHQDGYRYNVNQLGDAHDWNQNRAKQAIDQGRSPVIIDNTNTQAWEMKPYVEMEE; encoded by the exons ATGCCTTATGCTAAAATTGAACCTAAGTTCTCTGGACCTGGAGAAGAACTAACAAGTGAACCATGCTATAAAAAATTGAAGTCAACTACAGAGGCTTGTGTTTTCCCTCATCATGGTAGTTCGGATTTTCACAAAATTCAACCGAAAGCTGGAAATAATTGGGTCCCTGTGGCCGTAATTGATGGCAAAGGGCATAATTATCCTAAGGAAGACAAAACCCAAACTACAGATTTGCAGAAATCTTTGCATGATGAGATACCTGATAATAAACTTGATGTTATTGAATCCACCGATTCACGAGGTGGAAACCCTCCATTAGTATCCACAGATGATGAGATATATAGCACAAGTAAAGATTTCATAGGGCCCATTTACAAACCCCCagagaaaaagaagttcaaagaaagaagaaatcagaCTAACACTCTCAATGGTATAAATGACAAAGgaacaagagaggaaaaagagaaatttaaCTCCAAAAAACCAGAGATTGACACTGAATTATCCCAGTTTTACAAAGAAATTGAAGAGCTTGAAAATGAAAAGGATGATTCAGAAGATGGTATTTGTAAGGAACTTGAATCTTCTCAGGAACAAGTTATTCCATGTTACCAGCGCTATAGTACTGATATCTTAAAATCTGATGACATTAAAGAGCTCTGTACTACTTTTCAGGCACAGTGTGATTATCAACAGTACTTAGAGAGTGAGTTAGGCCACTATTATGATGAACAAGAAATACCTACATTTTGTGATATTTCATTTACTTCCTTCAGGCCTGAATGGCAGTCAATGCATCCTTTTCTAGTACCACATGGTCCTCTTCCTAGTTTTAACTACCACTTAAATATTCCAAGATTCAGTACTTCACCAAATCTACCACCAAATATTTTCCCTGCTCAAGGTAACTCCCTGATGCGAAATGGGTATTATGAAAATAGTTGTCATGATAACTGGGATTGTTTGACCTTTGATCAGAACAATGAATATACTCTTATTGAAGATAGTAGCAATGCTCATCCCTCTAGAAACGGCTACAGTATGCAAGATGGATATATGAGACATGATTTCTGTGAAATCAGACAAGGATTTTGGAAAGACCCTATTGATAAGTATAATGAAATACATAGATCTGTGAACCAGCAGTTTCAAGAGGAAAAGTTAAATAAGTTGCAGAAGTTACTTATTCTTTTGAGAGGTCTGCCTGGTTCTGGGAAAACAACGTTGTCTCG AATTCTACTTGGTCAGAGCCGTGATGGCATTGTGTTCAGCACTGATGACTATTTTCACCATCAAGATGGGTACAGGTATAATGTTAATCAACTTGGTGATGCCCATGACTGGAACCAAAACAGAG ccAAACAAGCTATTGATCAGGGAAGATCTCCAGTTATAATAGACAACACTAATACACAAGCTTGGGAAATGAAACCATATGTGGAAATG gaGGAATAA